One Salvia splendens isolate huo1 chromosome 22, SspV2, whole genome shotgun sequence DNA segment encodes these proteins:
- the LOC121786107 gene encoding (+)-menthofuran synthase-like, with amino-acid sequence MASLLLILSFIFLVLFLLKKSSTHSSASTKRLPPSPLKLPIIGNIHLAGSLPHRSFHSLSKRYGELMLLQFGSKPVVVASSANAAREIMKNQDQIFASRPRLSIPYRLCYSGRDVAFCAYGDQWRQNRSMCVLQMLNHKRVQSFRPIREEETSLMIEKMKRSSPAVVNLSKMFMDLANDVVCRAVLGRKYDGDDDGEKHFNQILKKIVVILQSYNVGDFVPWLGWINRVNGVEAEVENVFKMLDEFLECVLREYRMKKLSDDAVVNFVDALLQFQRESKDSDPVDDDQIKALILDMLAAGIDTTFTVLEWTMAELIRNPRTMKLLQTEVRNKNEININEDDVDNMPYLKAVSKESLRLHPPLPLAVPRELTQDTNLLGYDIPRGTVVLVNCWAISRDPLLWENPNEFLPERFFDTSIDYKGLHFEMIPFGAGRRGCPGIGFAMSLYELAISRLVNEFNFELPNGVREEDLDMTEAPGFAVHRKHPLLVVTTPRAT; translated from the exons ATGGCATCTCTACTACTGATTTTATCTTTCATCTTCCTTGTCCTTTTCTTGCTCAAGAAAAGCTCCACCCATTCCTCCGCCTCAACAAAGAGGCTGCCACCGTCTCCACTAAAGCTTCCGATAATCGGAAATATCCACCTCGCCGGAAGCCTTCCCCACCGCTCCTTCCACTCTTTATCTAAGCGTTACGGCGAGCTGATGCTACTCCAATTCGGCAGCAAGCCCGTCGTTGTCGCCTCATCTGCCAACGCAGCCAGGGAGATTATGAAAAACCAAGACCAAATCTTCGCAAGCAGGCCGCGGTTGAGCATCCCCTACAGGCTATGCTACAGCGGTAGAGACGTCGCTTTCTGTGCCTACGGCGACCAATGGCGGCAGAACCGGAGCATGTGCGTGCTGCAGATGCTCAACCACAAGAGGGTTCAGTCATTTCGTCCCATTCGAGAAGAAGAGACGTCGCTGATGATTGAGAAGATGAAGCGATCTTCGCCGGCAGTTGTGAACTTGAGCAAGATGTTCATGGATCTGGCGAACGATGTGGTCTGCAGGGCAGTGCTAGGGAGGAAGTACGACGGCGATGATGATGGAGAGAAACATTTCAATCAGATTTTGAAGAAGATTGTTGTGATTTTGCAAAGTTATAATGTGGGAGACTTCGTGCCGTGGTTGGGTTGGATTAACCGTGTGAATGGTGTTGAAGCAGAAgttgaaaatgtttttaaaatGTTGGATGAATTTTTGGAGTGTGTGCTTCGAGAATATAGAATGAAGAAATTGAGTGATGATGCAGTCGTGAATTTTGTAGATGCATTGCTTCAGTTTCAAAGGGAGAGCAAGGATAGTGATCCCGTTGACGATGATCAAATCAAAGCCCTAATCCTA GACATGCTTGCAGCCGGAATAGACACAACATTCACAGTATTAGAGTGGACGATGGCAGAGCTCATAAGAAATCCAAGAACTATGAAGCTTCTTCAAACGGAAGTGAGAAACAAGAATGAGATTAATATTAATGAGGATGACGTGGACAATATGCCATATTTGAAAGCCGTATCCAAAGAGAGTCTAAGGCTACACCCACCTTTACCATTAGCCGTCCCCCGAGAATTAACTCAAGACACTAATTTACTGGGCTACGACATCCCACGTGGCACAGTTGTGTTGGTCAATTGTTGGGCCATATCGAGGGATCCCTTGTTGTGGGAGAATCCCAATGAGTTTCTTCCTGAAAGGTTCTTTGACACAAGCATAGACTATAAAGGTTTGCATTTCGAGATGATTCCCTTTGGAGCTGGCCGAAGAGGTTGCCCGGGTATCGGGTTCGCAATGTCTCTATACGAGCTTGCAATATCAAGATTGGTGAACGAATTCAACTTTGAATTGCCTAATGGAGTTAGAGAGGAGGATTTGGACATGACTGAAGCCCCTGGATTTGCTGTTCATAGGAAACATCCTCTACTTGTGGTTACTACACCACGTGCCACTTAA
- the LOC121786216 gene encoding cytochrome P450 736A117-like — MEDFNFYTISLSLLALIYAWFFIRRLCSSNSPSPPSPSSLPIIGNIHQLGKLPHRSLWKLSQKHGPLMLLRFGPKPVLVVSSADVARQIIKTHDLAFADKPVMEYLNRIFYDGNDVISLPYGDRWRKLRNIILHELLNSSRVRSFGSIREEETSLLMARIEELSAASEPVNLTRMLAAASNALITRAAFGKKYSETEHGKMFLEFVEEASGMFEFSLRDSFPWLGWIDRLNGRDAAVDRLVEKRDASLDSIIQDHLQSSDASRDNIMGILLGNYKGDIPGVSIDLMSIKGVILDIFTGGTETTTTAVIWLMTELIRHPTVMKKLQDEIRGTMKGKHHVTDDDLQEMPYMKAVIKELIRLHPPLPIFSRVARDHVNLMGYEVAPSTLVLINAWAIGQDPAYWEEPEKFMPERFLDSSIDFKGHDFHLIPFGSGRRICPGYGFATAAIGHMVANLMLRFDWALPNGAQGEDLDVTERPGFAIGKDSALIVVATINPNI, encoded by the exons ATGGAGGATTTCAATTTCTACACAATCTCCCTCTCCCTTCTTGCTCTAATCTACGCATGGTTCTTCATCAGAAGGCTTTGCTCAAGCAACTCCCCATCGCCGCCGTCTCCGTCCTCGCTCCCGATCATCGGAAACATCCACCAGCTCGGCAAGCTCCCTCACCGCTCCCTCTGGAAACTATCCCAAAAACACGGCCCGCTCATGCTTCTCCGCTTCGGCCCGAAGCCCGTGCTCGTGGTCTCGTCGGCCGACGTGGCGAGGCAGATCATCAAAACCCACGATCTCGCATTCGCCGACAAGCCCGTGATGGAATATCTCAACAGAATCTTCTACGATGGGAACGACGTCATCAGCTTGCCGTACGGCGACAGGTGGCGGAAGCTGAGAAACATCATACTCCACGAGCTGCTCAACAGCTCGAGAGTGAGGTCGTTCGGGTCCATCAGAGAAGAAGAGACGTCGCTTTTGATGGCAAGGATCGAAGAGCTAAGTGCTGCTTCTGAGCCTGTGAACCTGACGAGGATGTTGGCGGCGGCGTCGAATGCTTTGATCACTCGCGCCGCCTTTGGGAAGAAGTACAGTGAGACTGAGCATGGGAAGATGTTTCTGGAATTTGTGGAGGAAGCTTCTGGAATGTTCGAATTCTCGCTACGGGATTCTTTTCCGTGGCTTGGATGGATTGATCGGTTGAATGGCCGTGACGCTGCCGTTGATAGGCTTGTGGAGAAAAGGGATGCGAGTCTTGATTCAATTATTCAAGATCACTTGCAAAGTTCGGATGCAAGTAGAGATAATATTATGGGGATTTTGcttgggaattacaagggtgacATTCCTGGTGTGTCGATTGACCTCATGTCCATCAAAGGTGTGATTTTG GATATATTCACTGGTGGAACTGAAACTACAACAACTGCAGTAATATGGCTAATGACGGAGCTGATTAGGCACCCAACGGTGATGAAGAAGCTGCAAGATGAGATACGAGGTACGATGAAAGGAAAACATCATGTAACTGATGACGACTTGCAAGAAATGCCCTATATGAAAGCCGTCATCAAGGAATTGATACGTTTGCACCCTCCACTTCCAATTTTCTCACGTGTTGCAAGGGACCACGTAAATCTAATGGGGTATGAAGTCGCTCCCTCGACGTTGGTTTTGATCAACGCGTGGGCTATTGGGCAGGACCCTGCCTATTGGGAAGAGCCGGAGAAGTTTATGCCCGAGAGATTCTTGGATTCATCCATTGACTTCAAGGGACATGATTTCCATTTGATTCCATTTGGTTCCGGGCGAAGAATCTGCCCAGGCTATGGATTTGCGACCGCTGCCATTGGACATATGGTCGCAAATCTCATGCTTAGGTTTGATTGGGCATTGCCCAATGGAGCCCAAGGAGAGGACTTGGATGTGACCGAGCGGCCAGGATTTGCAATTGGGAAGGATAGTGCACTCATAGTTGTTGCAACAATTAATCCCAACATCTAG
- the LOC121787778 gene encoding stemmadenine O-acetyltransferase-like, producing MEISVEKIKPSSPTPHHLRIYNISLLDQMIPFVYIPLVLYFRGAGSSNNNDDDKIQHLKESLSQTLASFYPFAGVIRDALSVDCSDQGLPFYVTKVKSQMKDFLQNPNFEFINKFFPREYNQEKQTGPGDNVMLIQLNCFDCGGIAMSITFAHLIADIASVSTFLRCWATNARGLGLSSHVSPLLCTAQSSFPQNPTLPSNLIPFNNFLKYSIGGKFVTRRYVFDASALSFLKTQLSSSAASRVNVVTALVWKCFMAAVVEETSGKDGKPFLMTQAVNLRKRAAPQFPDDNFGNMVWVPKIVCSSPEEKGLEDLAWEVKRGIANIDGEFVRRLGDDGLNEYLEELRNEMPQQANWLCFSSWVNMGLYEVDFGWGKPVWLSSYFVQHSETVVIGNVVMLMDGRDGGIEALAVLDQKYVAGFEKNDLIRNYARVNPSVT from the coding sequence atggaaattagcgttGAGAAAATAAAGCCATCTTCACCAACACCCCATCACCTTCGAATTTACAACATTTCTCTGCTAGATCAGATGATTCCTTTTGTCTACATCCCCTTAGTTTTATACTTTCGCGGCGCCGGCAGCAGCAACAACAACGATGATGACAAAATACAACATTTAAAGGAATCACTTTCTCAAACTCTGGCCTCATTCTATCCCTTTGCTGGAGTTATTAGAGATGCCCTCTCTGTCGATTGCAGCGATCAAGGCCTTCCATTCTACGTCACTAAGGTGAAATCCCAAATGAAAGATTTTctacaaaaccctaattttgaattCATCAACAAGTTCTTCCCTCGTGAGTACAACCAAGAGAAACAGACAGGTCCCGGTGACAACGTAATGCTGATTCAGTTGAACTGTTTCGACTGCGGAGGCATTGCCATGTCTATTACCTTTGCTCATTTAATTGCAGACATAGCTTCAGTCTCCACATTTCTCCGATGTTGGGCTACCAATGCACGGGGATTAGGGCTTAGTTCTCATGTTTCACCGTTACTTTGTACTGCACAATCTTCCTTTCCACAGAATCCCACACTCCCAAGCAACTTAATCCCTTTcaacaattttcttaaatactCGATAGGTGGGAAGTTTGTGACGAGAAGATACGTATTTGATGCCTCTGCTCTGTCCTTTCTTAAGACCCAACTGAGTAGCTCGGCCGCATCGCGTGTGAACGTGGTGACGGCCTTGGTATGGAAATGCTTCATGGCAGCTGTGGTGGAAGAGACCTCCGGGAAGGATGGGAAGCCCTTTTTGATGACTCAAGCAGTCAACCTCCGGAAACGGGCTGCGCCCCAGTTTCCTGATGATAATTTTGGTAATATGGTGTGGGTGCCAAAGATTGTTTGCAGCAGCCCTGAAGAAAAGGGGTTGGAAGATTTGGCGTGGGAGGTGAAAAGAGGGATAGCAAATATCGATGGTGAGTTTGTGAGACGTTTGGGGGATGATGGTTTGAATGAATATTTGGAGGAGTTGAGGAATGAGATGCCTCAACAAGCTAATTGGCTATGTTTTAGTAGTTGGGTTAATATGGGTCTTTATGAGGTTGACTTTGGGTGGGGGAAACCTGTGTGGCTGTCTAGCTATTTTGTGCAACACTCGGAAACTGTGGTTATCGGTAATGTTGTGATGTTGATGGATGGTAGAGACGGAGGAATTGAAGCGTTGGCTGTTCTTGATCAAAAATACGTTGCAGGGTTTGAGAAAAATGATCTGATTCGTAATTATGCTCGTGTAAACCCTAGTGTGACTTGA